The Juglans regia cultivar Chandler chromosome 10, Walnut 2.0, whole genome shotgun sequence genome includes the window tacaaaagtttaaattagTTGGTGTAATTGAGGaagataaaagagtaatgctacatacagtcgtaaaatGCATAAACgtcgtacagtcgctttgaaaaagagtgggatctattattaaaaaattaatttattttcatgtgggtttcatatttattcacttttttaaaagcgACTACACGACGTTTACACACTCATGACtacaagtattttctcaaactttaatAACCTACTTTAGAGTACTAGATTTGGTTTATTGTTAGTAAAGCCTATACGAGACAAgatcacatgcatatatacacgTACAACACAATTCTGGTGCTTGTCAAAATCTTGGTCTAATAGGCTTTGTTTAAAATCAGAGATCTACGCATTTATATTCCTAACGGAAAATGATGATATGCAACGctttttacaatcttttatatAACCAGTGGCGAAACAGGAACTTTTACGAGGGGGCCAAATCacgtttatataaaataaaaagaaactacaaaattataaaaatataactatatataaaattagatcttaataatttactatatatacatagaaataaaattctaaaaaatacaacttaatataagttttaaatttctgaCGATAATGTTTCATGGAAtaatattaatccattattatttttgtaatgaaatatttagaatttattttctttataaaaattatcaagtGATATTTTAGAAggtcatttttcattttagtatCTAAGTTAGTTTATCAAGTTTCATgcaaaatctatatattttcgtTTCACAGTAAacatataatgttataattgagatcttaaatatatattttttactcaataaagtctagaggataaaaccactcaactatttttcatataaatcatcaatcttaaatgatttttcttatattttcactttggatCCCATATTAAGAAgtctaatattgtataacataaaatatttgagatccatattaataagtttattattttttctagacttagttttaatttaattttggtgaggccacatccttgaaaataaataatatatataaattatatgaaatttcagaactataggaaaaaaattgtagaaagacatttttagatatattaaaattttaaaagattttagaaaacATATggggattataaatttttttagggGGGTCATTtgctatatttataaaattataaataaaatataaggtatattttgaattttttaaatgaagaatatttttataaaataacttataaaaataatatgattttacataAATACCTTCATTCCAAACATGATTGTATCGTTACTCTCGTGAAAATGTTCTTTATTTAAGGTAGAgtagttaaaaattataaagtaattGTGTCTACCTCGTTACTCGAATATAAATATGAAGCAAAACTAAAAGCGTAGGTCCAACGTCACAAACCAGACCCTCGTTTGGTTAAGTTGAGACCAGGCACAAGACGTTGTTTGCAGAGGAAGCACAGTTCAAGGCCTCCATAAGGCAACAAGTTGGGCCTGTTGATTACTCTCTCAAGCCCAATATTTGGAATCCATGTACCAATGTTTGAGGGAAGCTCAAATCTTTCTGGACTTGTAGCAATGAAGTTTACCCCCAGGAGTTTTGATTTATTAGTATAACTTCATGACGCAGCCCTATgcagttgagttgagtggagttgCATGCCCAAATCGCCTGGTAAAAGCCTATTTATCTACTTCTGGTGTTGTTTGTTTAAAGGATAATGCTAGGATAActcttaaatatgtttttagaaatggtaATTGTAGTCGTGAATATATAAGTgccgtataatcattttaaaaaaagtaaataaatatgaaatttacataaaaaataataattttttaatagtaaatcttattttttttaaaaacgacTGTACGGCTCTTGTACACTCCaagactatatgtagcattactcatatgtCCTCTAGTGTatgtaaatgtaatttttattttattttatttttttcatttttattttaatttttaaatattttttaaacatctttaaatatttttaaaaaaatttaaaaaaaatacacaaattcacTAGTAgcacttctttaaccattaaaaaaaaaaaaaaaaatacaagatggGGCATATTTAGTGGGCACATTTGAAAGTTATCCAAGCATTTTCCTTGTTCaaaagagtttttttcttttaagcaaatagaaagagaaaaattaacaaagagAGATTACAAAAATtggagttttttattattattattattaataataatttttttttataaataaaaaaacagagttGAAATAGAAATGTTATTCCAAGACTTTCATACCACACACCATTTATAtggtattatttaatatgtaagatttagattttaaaatttatcttctaaatcaaattatgccatgtAGATTATGTATAGTGTAAAGTTCTTagaatagaattattcttatcaaaatggaaacctatattttatttgtaatgtaGTGCAAAGCATGTGGCGTTTtgatcatatcatctcatcatctttaacttatacaataatcaaaataccacattttttttccttgcatgaatcgatattatatgtttaatgtaAAATGGTGGAGATAATATAGTATCGAGAGATacctaaaattttagaaaaatctatCAAAAGAATCTGTCAAAACTTTGCCACCTTCAAATGAAACAATCATTTCCCACAAGAACGTTAacattttttttgcttttttggtAACTTACCTTCGGTTTTGGTCGGAAAGAAGGCTATGGGTTTGCTAGCTATAAGTGGCAAAAAACCCTACTAAGCTACCAAAAAGCAGCCCTAATAAGCCAAATAAACCCTAACAAAGGTCAAGAtgataagagaaatgatttgtataaattttaatagataAATCTCGCGTaagtcctttataaaaaaatatacattataataaaaaagtgttaaaaaaaaactcttttataataagacttagatttttataaaagatatgtataaaattatatttaactttaCTAGTATAAAAAGTAGAGTGACAGACAATTGAAGGTAATTTTGTCTGCTTGAGAATGGATAACAATAATATGTTTAGTTGACCCTCCATCTTGGAGCCATACAAGAAGTAATTATGGGTACTGAGGAATACAAGAAAGGTATAATTGCATTTGTAATGATCATTAATGATGGTTTATGGATGTgatttttggagatttgatggagcactatcattttcctttattttcgaGGTTTAATTTCTACTTGaaagatggagatttatttataatcagagtaatgtcataaaatatgtaaatattatgtagtcgttttaaaaaagagagatctactattaaaaaattaatttctttttatgtaagtctcatatttactcactttttttaaagtgactgtacGAAACTTGCACACTCATAAatgtaagtatcatttttcttttattaaatatatggaGAGCTCCATTTGAGTTTTATTGAACACatccataataataattttaaaaaccggacttttaattttattataatattaatatcttatgatgttaaaaaagaagagaaaaagatatatagtagcttttttcttttaaatcgTAGAAAGAAAAGAGTCAACTTTGAGAAACTTTGCAGGTTGGTGCTAACTCTTTGTTCAGACATCacatttcaattaattttatattcaaagTCATCTTTTGTGGgcagattattttttaaattattttggggtaaaataaaaaataaaaaaattatactctcCAACTAACACAAACTTGCATAGTCAATTTAAGAAAGAATTTTATCCAccatcattttaatcattatttctttatataatgaatgaataataaataatttttcaatcatttaatgctAAAGATGGTGAAAGGATAATGGCAAAATTGACAGTATATGACATTTCTCCCAACTTAAAATGACACTTTTCGTCCAAATTCTGATTGTCAAGGAAAAATTAGGTGCTATAATACAATTTTAATCGTTGAATTTTAATGAAAGAGGTTAGATGATAGTCGTTAAAAGAGTGCAATGTGTCAATTTTGATACTTTAGTGTGCAAAATGTAAAACGCTTATTAGTTGAAGAgtgaaaagtatatttttactttttgaagtacaaatacaaatataagaCTAAATTGTCATTTGGAGTCACACTCTCTGATAAAAAatcagcgatttaaccagttttatgtatgaaaattttttaacatgCGGTGCACGAGATCGGGATTTACTTTGTAGAGGTGGATCCAAAGAGCTCTGCTTTGGAGAGATTCTccgacatttaaaaaaaaaaaatgacgacTAAAATTGtttatcttcacaaaaataaatagcaGACTCCATTTTAAAGTGGGAGGGAAAAACAAGCaaatgataattattttataccttATTTACCTAACAAATATTTTACACTTAATACTACAAACTACTACCACTTTCTATTGGGTAGTACCCATAAACTCAAGTTTctattaaaatgatgaaaatagatGACGTGACATGATCTTGGTAGTTAATTTAACGATCAACAATGAGTATAAGGTGTAATGAGTTGATTTGAATAATTCgacatacaaattataaaacacctattaattaaatgatgagGAGTATACTTtactttgcttttctttttctttctatttttttaaatccgtTGATCTCATATCATGGTAGATGGGTGTTGGAATCTAAatctttttgtttcatttcttttctctctttcttccccaCTTCAAGCATAGACCCACAAAAGTAGGCTTACCAATTGTGCAATGGTTAAGTGGGAGATGGGACTTTTAATGGACAAAGTTTGTCGGGAAAGGGCCGAGAGGTGCTCGGCAAAAGTAGCCTAACATCACCATGTGATGTATCAAATTTCAATCGGAGCGTCTTTAGTTTAGCAGGTAAAAAGCTTTCAGCCTTGTTTCAAAGTTTGATGTAGAATCTCCCCCATCTCTACATGTAGATTTTAGAACATAATCACTTCCACCATAACACCAACATTTACAATTTCCCCCATCATTTATTGTCCAAACTATCGTTACCAAAAATTGACGTTGTAGAAGATGATGGAGAGAGTAAAATGGAATGAGAGCAAATTGAGCAATGCCTATTCTTTATTTTGGTTGTCATTCTCAATCATTGATTGACATGTTACATTTTAAGTGGTTGACTAATTTAGCCACTTAAAATTTGTCGAATCGGTCAGTATGAACTAGGATGAAGAACATTTTTTCTCGATCAGGTATATATGAGACCTCAGGTATGATCATAAACGGAATATCAACAGTCAaactacttatttattttttaaaaaggcaAGGCTATATTTTAAAACCTCTTAATTTAAAGTTAATTAATGacaaaataaaatgtagtaaTCTCTCTCGAGCAAACATGGTATAAAGGTAGTAATCCATGACAAAATAGAGTTAATCGAATATGACAAGGGGCATAGAAAAATCCAATATATGTTTAATAAATAAGACGTCTATGAAAATCTGTCTCAACTTATGATACAACCTGAAAAGGAGAATATTTCTCAATATCGTCGTGATATGAAAGTCAATCAGGCTTGGATAAAGAAAGATCGGTGCGTGCGCTTTACCATGCTTATCAGCATGCACAATACtcttatttggaagtttgagaaccGCCCAATTGCCCAAGATATATTGAATCAGCTAAAAATTGCCTATGAGGGGATATCAACTAGTAGCTAAAAATTGATTAAGCACGGTAAAGCGCGCGCATCGATCTTTCTTTGCCCGAACTTGATAGGCTTTTATATCACGACGATGTTGTGAAGTATTTCCTTCCTCAGATTGTATCATAATATGAGACAGATTTTCAAGAATCACTTGTTCATTAAGtagatattagatttttttatgtcACATGTCATAATTGGTCCATCCAGTTTCTCCACTTTATACCATGACAAATAAAATGTAGTAATCCATGACAAAATAAAGTTAATCCAAGACAGGAGAGATCTGAGCTCTTCATGGTTCAACTCGTGGTGTAATAAAATCATTTGGTAGAACTTTGCATCCATCTGAGTTGGGATGTTCTCAAAGGTTGCTGATCTTTATTGCCAGTATGACCTCATTTACAATCATGAAAGTTCATTATTGCCTGGTACTGTTAATAAGATAGGAAATCTTTGAGAACATGCTAGACTCTTATGGGTGCACAGTCTAAACCATGAAGAACTTTTGAGTCTCCCAGGGAGTGCTCTATAGCGGCAAATTTCCAGACTTTGTTTGGGACCTTCAATACCTAAATATAAAGTAATACAggtaatgagataaaaataaaaaataaaaataaaaagccgtTTAACAACATGCTAGCCACGGATGCAAGCCTCACCATAGGACACCATTTTGAACAGCGAAGAGCAGAAGACCATCCCTGGAAGCCCCAGGGAAAAATGGAGAAGCATGTCTCAACTCATTTTCACCTGCAAGGACGATATTTATATTTCAGAGactggtttttttttcccccaaggTACAATGCCTTGGATATTTTACAAAGCCTGTAAAGATTCaacccaaaactcaaaaatcaacctcaagaAACTGCTTAAATTAGAAGaatatttaatcttaaatagaataaaactCTCTTTTcagttctttccttttcttctctttcctttttattattgaCCAAAATATACCACGTAAGACAGCTTAAATATCAAGCGATAATATTTTCATGCAAGATTATGTTTCATTGTTGCTATTGTATTCCTATCAAACCTTTATcatgttaatatataatattattttcattctaaCTAGAATCTCATAATTGGTATACAAATGCATAATGGACACAATGTGACATAAAGGAAGGAAAAGATGGGCTTCTTATTATTTCATAATACCAAGCCATGAAGCACATAAAGCAAGGTCACAAGTCATGAATACTGCCAATCGATTTCAATATCACCTACATTACATGGATGGGTATCAGATTTAAAAACAATCAAGAATGTATAAGtggaaaggaaaagagagatgATATAAGGAAAGCTCATCATGAAGGACCACTAAAAGGGTAAAGATTCTTGTAGAAAGAGAGTCTTGTCCTGTACTAATCATTATATCTCCTTCCACTCTAACAAGAACATGAGTGGAGTGAACAATGAAGGCATACCATACGAGTGAAAGAGCTTTTCTTTCTAGTTGGTGAGCAGTCGTCAGCATTGCTCAACCTTGCCGACAGGATCCATTGTCTCTTCATCGATTTGAGTAGAAAAAGCAAATACACTCACTCTACTCTACTACTGCTTCGCCTAGCCATTAAAAAGGCGAGGAAGAGAAACTGTTACTTCACTTTTTACTCAACACCCACTTTGTAAATTTCACCTTTTACTGCTCAAGGCGCGTGGAAAAATTTAAAGCACaaaacatgagagagagagagagagagagagagagagagagagagagagagagagagagagtcgaacCGCTTTGATGGGGTTCCAATAATAAGATAAGGTAGGACAGGgtttattgaaaaattctactgaGATAACCATCCAAATATAGAGTGCAATGCCATATGCTAAGAGCACCGCATCACTGCACAAAGGTACATGACAACTGCAAGCAAATAATATCAACACCTCTAGAATCACCAACCTGCTGGTTTTTAGTGAAAAATATTCACCAAAATGTACATCCAAAATTCAAGTTTGTTGCAATATCCTTTTCAGCCATCTTATGTGCCTCCTCATACTGACAGCTCTCCTTGCTTCCACTTTGCTCAAGAATCTAGTAATCATGGCAAGCCAAACAGATTACTCTGCAGAACTTCAATTTTCAATGTTGAGATCAGAACTTTTAAAAATgacttgacttaacatgaaaACATCATGTAAAAATGGAATGCTGAAAGATAAGTAAACTCAAGAGATGTAATAAAACCGAagaaaacatacatatatatatatatacacacattatatatacatacaaatatataatatataaatatataactaagGAAAGAGGATCATGGAAAAGAGAGCccgattataataaaaaattctattagcAAATCAAGAAAGGCTCCTCTGTAGCTCACTTTTCTTCAACTATGACACAATCACTGGGATTGACCTCCACCCTTCTGGTGGCGCTTTCcaactttaaaaaaagatagcagAAGATACGGCCAAGACAAATCAATCAGAAGTGATTCTTTTGCTACAACAACTCACTCTTGAGTTCTTACAAGGTTGACCATCGTAGTGATCAACTCCGGTTTGCCCTTCCCCCAACCAGTTCAAGCAAATCCAGCCCTGCAGAAAAAGATATttagaaaaactcaaaaccaaTGCTACTTTTTTTTCTGTCCTTGTGCAATTCCTTTTAACCAGCTAACTCAACATGCTCTATGTTCAACCAAACTCTATAACGGCCACTGCAGTCCAAGTCTATACCTGTGTCACCCGTTTCTATCAGTAAAAAGTCCATAAGTGACGAACAAATTCTTCCATAGGTTTATTGAGGGACCTATATAAAAGATTTTGGCAAGGTTCCCCACAGTGTTGAAAGCCCTGTCTTTGTTCTAATGTTGCATTCTCATAACCGATGCTCCAAATTATGTtcaatcattttcaaaaaatttgaagGCCTACGTAGGTTCACTATAAGTGTTTACAAACTGTTAAGAACTGATGAAGGAGATTTACTTTGAAATGTTTCCAATTGCTGTTTATGACACGGAGCCTGGCCAATTCAGTTCTTTAGACCCAACCATGGGGAGTAAGACCTGACTACACAACCTCAACCACTAGAATTGTGTATCAAGTAATGGCTCATCCTAAACCCACCTTTTCAACACTAGGCTGCACCCTGACGAGAAAGAACAGCATCCTAAAGATCTAAAAAGTGAAGCCATGGAATAACTAGTTTTGGTCAACTGTGTTGGATGGTGAAGTTGGAATTCATACCTATCTATTTGCATTAGCGTTATTTAAATTGGTGCAGATAGGTCTGAGAATGTAATGATGCAGAACGTGTTTGAAATGTCAAGATGTCaattttctttgtaaaatgAAGTGTTAAACATTAGAGTTCGGTTTTTTTTATCGAGACTATGCCTTCAATTCCATTCAGCCTTTCATTTTGAAGTGTCCTTTTAACatggaaaaataacaaaatatagaTCACCCCATCTTTCCACAAACAATTTCTGAAATTAATGGTGGAGAAAATCAAAAGCTCTATTGCCGGCAGTCAGGGAAAACAATATAACCTTTATTCTTTAGTCATCTTAAAAAACATTATAACAGCATATAAGTAGCACTAGGATGataaaaacaggaaaaaaataataataataataatcggTTTAGGACCAAAGAAGGTTGAATATGACGGGCAGCACCTGTGGCGAAATGGTTGGACTTTTCATCTTTGATTTACTCGGATTAACAAAAGTGTGATAAGAAGCCTAAACTCAgataatttattctgtttttcATTGGTAGAGCAGTAAAATGAAGGGCCTTTAGCATGGAAAGCATGGTTACTATATCAGGATTCATGCCAATCAAGATGGGTCTAACGACTCTAGTCTGCCTTATTTCTGCACCATGGGTAATCTATTCTAGAAGGTTGCTCCTATTCTAGGCTGTTAATTGACTTTATGTTTTTCCCCTTTGGGAGTTGGACACCCTGCATGTAACGGATTCAATTATGTCAGACAGCTTGAAACCATGTTTAGTGCTAACAACCAAACAAATCTTGGTTTTCGTTTCCGTGGTGATGGACCTGGAAGGGGGGGATCTCAGCATAATTTTTTACGTTGATAGTCGAgacttgaaaaataattgataattaaACGTTTAACATGGTTAGGGCAATCTACATAGCAACTCTGAAAATTCTAGTCATCAGCCCATGGCCATACATATGTCGGATGTGCATTTACAATATTAAGCACGTCTATTTGTTTACAGAAGTGTTTTTTCTTGCATCCAATAGAACCATTGATCAGATAATAATCGTGAAATGGTAACTAAATTttacttgtttattttctttttaccttttttatCGACAAGATTTGGACTCCAGAACTAACTTTATCAAACCTCATCCTTTACCACTTGATCCAGGGCCTAatatgtgtgcgcgcgcgcatgTGCGTTTGTTGACAATATGTGTAACACGCTCAGGATTGTGTATACAGTACACTATCATAATGATTTCCTATGGTGAAGGTGAAACACTGATGGAAATGTGTCATGTCCTCAAGTATCCTAGATGCCATGCCAATTGGAAGTGTCCTACAAATTATCCGTTAGAAAAGAGGACTTGTTCACATGTAAAATCATCAGAACGAAGATAGATTCTGCATATAcaatgaagagaagaaaaagccacaagtttttcttgaaaatattacTATGGCTGGTTCTTATaattcagaaagaaaaaaaaaaacaaaacaaaaaaaccaataaagcctttttttttttcttaaactaataAAGCCTAGTGTTTGAATTTGATGAACTAAACTTAATAGAAAAAAAGgtatatataccatattagaaATTACAACATCGTTCCTGTTAGACCATCTTTAAggaaccccaaaaaaaaaaaaaaaaccaagaaccCCAACTCAAGTCTGGGCAGGAAATTTATGATTCTTTCAAATCACACAACTATGCGAGTCCAAGTaatacaactttcaaacttcaaCTCCTTCCCGTTATCCCTACCTCCCATCAATAACTCTCCAAAAATCTTCTACTACGagtaattaaaagaaaaaaacaaaaacaggaGCTCTGCAAAGAATTTCAATAAGTCCTACAGTATCAATATTCTACAGgagtgaaaagaaagaaaattacacTGAGGATGCATCGAAAAAGACCTCATTGAGCACATCACCATCACTGCCCACCACTGCAAACAGCTCTGCATCCTTTTCTTCCTCATTCGAAAAATCCCGTCTTTCAAGCTTTGCATGAGATgcaatatatatcattttttgagCCCTTTCCAGGCCTACCCTTGGGTGTCTTTGGACCCAAACCCATTTCATGGAAGACCAACTACACTTGAACGCGCAAGACGTTGCATGGAGGAAGAGGACCCTCACTGCAACCTTACCCAGACACTTAAACTCACTCAAGCAAGTTTCCCACACAAGTCTACTGCTCTGTGGGTTTGCAATTTTCATCTTTCCAGTAACAGGATCTCGCTGTTTTACCTGAACGGCTTGAGCATAAAGAGGGTCGAGCCCTTCTGACCTCCATTTCATGAGCTCCATCAATGCAACATGAGCTTCTTCCCTGGAAACCAGCCTGGTTATGAGCTTATCGACATCCTTCTCCTGCTCATGCGTCAAACACTTGAATGGTGGAAGGTATTTTCCACTCGTGTCCCTCATCAAGTAAAGGGGGTCCAGTATAAATGCAGCCGACCATGCTGGGTGGTAGTTTTTTCTGAATCgcttttcagatattttttcgACGGGTCCCTCGGCAATGTTGAATTTAGCACACCAGTCCTTCACTCTCCCCCTCAACTCCTCCCAAAGAGGTAGGCATTGCCCAATTAATGGCCTGTCAGCTGCAATCTCCTGAACCATCTCTCTGATCAGCTTGACAAGCGAAAATACTGCCTCCAACTCATTCCAAAACCCCCCGGTTTGAATCAGCCCAGCAACCTCTCTTGCAATTGAATCCTCCACACATGCCACCTTATACGTTTCATCCAGTACAACCATTTGGAGCACCTGGGCACAGCTGAGTATATCTTCCAACATCGCATAAACCGGTCCAAAATTCTTGGAAGTATCACATTTTGGCGAAGGAACTCGCAGCAACCCAGCATACTCAAGTTCCTGCATCTTGTACTTGAGGAAACTATTCCTAACTTGAGAagtattatttacaaaatttgcaACTTTTATGCAATTCTCGGTGACAGTCCTGAAAAGTGGAAGTTCTTTGTTAAAATCCTTGATCAAACTTACAAATCCCTGAAGCTGACAAGAGAGATTTATCATCCAATGATTCTGAATCTCCAAGTTCCTCAATGCCTTGGCCTTATACTTATCTGCAACTATCCCTACACATCTCTGCACACCACTCCCACACACACCAGTTACCGCTTCCCATAAAACCTCCTCTGCATACTTCGCTGACACCCTTCCTCCTGTGAACACCACCTTTTGAAAATCACTTGTCCCATTCGGAAGATTAACCGTAAATTTAATCAAATTCTCTCCATCACAAGTAAACCCACAACAACTCTTTCCCTTCCATCCATCACTAGCAACCTGAAGAAACATAGCGTCTCTTATTCTAGCATCCGACTTAGTCTTCACCTCATGGAACTTAGCATCAAGCCGAGCACCCGTGAGCTCGCGCCGCAATAACCCAGGCAAACCCACCTGGTTTAGAAACGCTCTAAACTTGGGGTGCTCGAGGCTCGAAACTGAGACAGACCCACATGACTCGTAGAACCATTCTGCGAGCAATTGAAGTGCGGAATCAATCTGGTCCTTGCTCAAAGCAGGACCAGATGACCCTTTAGGACTCTTGAGCCTTTTCACACTATCTTCCAACAATGCCAGTGCACCCAAATCCTCTTTCCCACCCGACAAGACCAAATGGTGCTGATTCAGCCCCGAATTACGCGGCGTGCCAACCGTGTTCTGGCGTGGCGAGAAATGCGATCCGTCGTGGTTTGGGTTGTGATAGAACCGCGAAGACTCGACCCAAGGTAAAGAACTAGCTTGGTACGAAGAAGAAGGGCATGAATGCAAAGG containing:
- the LOC109007786 gene encoding uncharacterized protein LOC109007786 isoform X2; protein product: MASTSSTPIVPSTLALPEDMAARALNKRYEGLVTVRTKAIKGKGAWYWTHLEPILLRNPDTNLPKAVKLKCSLCDAVFSASNPSRTASEHLKKGACPNYSSVSRPNSGSLSPLPISSVPSPLPSLHNHRKRSSQMVTHPLHSCPSSSYQASSLPWVESSRFYHNPNHDGSHFSPRQNTVGTPRNSGLNQHHLVLSGGKEDLGALALLEDSVKRLKSPKGSSGPALSKDQIDSALQLLAEWFYESCGSVSVSSLEHPKFRAFLNQVGLPGLLRRELTGARLDAKFHEVKTKSDARIRDAMFLQVASDGWKGKSCCGFTCDGENLIKFTVNLPNGTSDFQKVVFTGGRVSAKYAEEVLWEAVTGVCGSGVQRCVGIVADKYKAKALRNLEIQNHWMINLSCQLQGFVSLIKDFNKELPLFRTVTENCIKVANFVNNTSQVRNSFLKYKMQELEYAGLLRVPSPKCDTSKNFGPVYAMLEDILSCAQVLQMVVLDETYKVACVEDSIAREVAGLIQTGGFWNELEAVFSLVKLIREMVQEIAADRPLIGQCLPLWEELRGRVKDWCAKFNIAEGPVEKISEKRFRKNYHPAWSAAFILDPLYLMRDTSGKYLPPFKCLTHEQEKDVDKLITRLVSREEAHVALMELMKWRSEGLDPLYAQAVQVKQRDPVTGKMKIANPQSSRLVWETCLSEFKCLGKVAVRVLFLHATSCAFKCSWSSMKWVWVQRHPRVGLERAQKMIYIASHAKLERRDFSNEEEKDAELFAVVGSDGDVLNEVFFDASSV
- the LOC109007786 gene encoding uncharacterized protein LOC109007786 isoform X1, which codes for MASTSSTPIVPSTLALPEDMAARALNKRYEGLVTVRTKAIKGKGAWYWTHLEPILLRNPDTNLPKAVKLKCSLCDAVFSASNPSRTASEHLKKGACPNYSSVSRPNSGSLSPLPISSVPSPLPSLHNHRKRSSQMVTHPLHSCPSSSYQASSLPWVESSRFYHNPNHDGSHFSPRQNTVGTPRNSGLNQHHLVLSGGKEDLGALALLEDSVKRLKSPKGSSGPALSKDQIDSALQLLAEWFYESCGSVSVSSLEHPKFRAFLNQVGLPGLLRRELTGARLDAKFHEVKTKSDARIRDAMFLQVASDGWKGKSCCGFTCDGENLIKFTVNLPNGTSDFQKVVFTGGRVSAKYAEEVLWEAVTGVCGSGVQRCVGIVADKYKAKALRNLEIQNHWMINLSCQLQGFVSLIKDFNKELPLFRTVTENCIKVANFVNNTSQVRNSFLKYKMQELEYAGLLRVPSPKCDTSKNFGPVYAMLEDILSCAQVLQMVVLDETYKVACVEDSIAREVAGLIQTGGFWNELEAVFSLVKLIREMVQEIAADRPLIGQCLPLWEELRGRVKDWCAKFNIAEGPVEKISEKRFRKNYHPAWSAAFILDPLYLMRDTSGKYLPPFKCLTHEQEKDVDKLITRLVSREEAHVALMELMKWRSEGLDPLYAQAVQVKQRDPVTGKMKIANPQSSRLVWETCLSEFKCLGKVAVRVLFLHATSCAFKCSWSSMKWVWVQRHPRVGLERAQKMIYIASHAKLERRDFSNEEEKDAELFAVVGSDGDVLNEVFFDASSVSAE